DNA from Thermoplasma acidophilum DSM 1728:
GGGGAAATTTTACCGTGGAGGCCGACGTCACGGTTCCGAATGGTTTTGGAAGGACCTCTGCGCCAGCTGGAGCGAGTACAGGGGAAACAGAAGTTATAGCCTTTTCCAAATCCGGAATCGACGCATCGATACAGTTCTTCGAATCTAAGGTGAAGAGATCACTTATAGGATTCAACGCACTGGATCAGAGCGGCTTCGACAAGCTTCTCACCGATATAGACGGATCGGGCAACTTCTCCAATCTCGGAGGAAATCTAGCAACCGCCTTATCCATGTCAGTAGCCAAGGCAGCAGCACAGAGCCTTGGAATACCACTTTACAGATACGTCGGAGGAATCAGATCAACCATACCCAGGCCGATGGGCAACGTCATAGGCGGCGGAAAGCATGCAAGAAATGGCACATCGATACAGGAATTTCTCGTATCCGCTCAGGGCAGCACATTCCTTGAGTCAGCGTACATAAACGTGCTAGTGCACAGGCGCATCGGCGACATGCTTTCCGACAAATTCAAAGACATAAGCATAGGCGTCGGCGACGAGAGGACATGGAGCGTTAACCTCAGCGATGAGGAGGCTTTCGAGATACTGAACGAGGCGGTCAAGGAGATTTCGTCCGAGAAGAAGGTTAAGATATACACAGGTGTTGACTTTGCAGCAGATTCCCTGTACGAGAATGGAAAATACGTGTACAAACACACAACGAAGAGCAGGGATGAACAGATAGATTATGCCATATCGATATCGAAAGACTTCGGTGTCTACTATATCGAGGATCCCATGTACGATACTGATTTCGACGGCTTCGCGGAGATAACGGCAAGAATAGGGGATAGGAGCCTCATCGTGGGCGACGATCTGTATACAACAAATCCGGACAGGATAAGAAAGGGTGTGGAGAAGAAATCCACCAACGCTGTGCTCATAAAGGTGAACCAGATCGGTACTCTAAGCGCAGCCAGGGAAGCCGTGGCCGTTGCCACATTTGCCGGAATGAAAAATATAGTGAGCCACAGATCTGGAGAAACCACCGATGATTTCCTCGCGCACCTTTCAGTGGCCTTCGGATCCACGTTCGTCAAGACTGGAGTGATAGGCGGAGAACGTGTTGCAAAGCTGAACGAGATAGCGAGGATAGAAGAATGCTTAACATCATAGGAGTTGGACTTCGAGGGACTGGCAGTATAACATTTGATGAATTCGATGCGCTGCGCACCAGTGATTTCGTGTACGCCGATATGTACACGTCCATAGGGCAGCCCGGGCTAATAAGAAAGATCAGCGCCATGATCGACAGGGACATCTTACCGCTCACAAGGGATGAGATAGAGAATGGATCGATACTTCCACAGGCTGCATCGAAAAATGTAAGCCTTATCGTTGTAGGCGATCCATTGATGGCCACCACGCACAACGAACTCAGGTACGAGGCCATGAACCAGGGGATTGGCGTTCGGATCTTCGAGAATGCGTCCATACTGAATGCCGCAATAGGAAAGGCAGGCCTCATGGTTTACAAGGTTGCGCCTCCCGTCTCCCTGCCCAGGATATCCGAGAAATTTTTCCCGCTCAGTGTCATAGACAAGATAAAGAGGAACGCTGACCTCGGATTACATACACCCGTGCTCATAGATCTTGAAGATCAGGAAAACATACCTCTGCACGATGCGCTTGCATCGCTCTTGGAGATGGAGAGAAGAAGGGAATACAGCGGAATCATCAGAGAAATATGCGTACTCTCCCGCATTTCCTTCCCAGATGAGAAGATACTGTTCGGAAGGATCGAGGACATGATGCAGCAGGAAGTCAACTCGCCCTACATGATGTTTATACTATCGAAACTCGACGACAACGAGAGGAGGTTTCTGTCTCTATTTTCCGAATCCGTTTCCAAAGTAAGCGATGCCAGATCCTGAATTTTTTCAAATATATGAAAATGTTTATGGCAAAAAATTTAACTTATAAAGTTATAACTCAGTATGGTCTACAGAAAGGTAACAATTTCGACAAAGGTTTTTGAAAACACGAACGCCATCGTCGCATGGGTTTCGGGAAGGCCGGTTCTTCTATCCAAGTATGAAGGGAAGTACTATGCAATGGATGCCGTCTGCGGCCACATGGGCTGCGCAATTCTCGATAAAGTTGAAGGTAAGGAGGCCGTCTGCCCTGCACACAGGGCAAGATACGATGTAACAACCGGCAAGAAGACTGCGGATGCCGTCATAAGGCCTGAGGTAAAATGCGAATACAACGAAGCCAGTGACACGCTAAAAGTGTACCCAGTGCGTGAAAACAATGGGTTTTTAGAGGTTGATATGCCGTGATCTCTTCACGTGCATGACCCTGCGTATGTTAATAACCAATGAAACGATCTTTATCTCATGTACTCTAAGATGGAGGGCAACTTCATAGTCGCCCGCTTCGATAAGAATACATCCTTTTTTGAAGACCTGGAAGAGGTATGCAACAAGCACGGCGTCAAAGCAGGAACAGTTGTATGGGCAATCGGCATGCTCAAGGATTTTGAAGTTGGATACTGGAACGGACAGGACTACGAGAAAGAGACGTTCAGGGAGCGCCTTGAGATAGTGTCACTTCACGGCACCATAGCGGAGAACGATCCAAAGTACCACATACATGCATCAGGAGCAAGATCTAACCACATGATAGTCGGAGGCCATCTGTTCTCTGCCACGGTTGATCCGCT
Protein-coding regions in this window:
- the dph5 gene encoding diphthine synthase; its protein translation is MLNIIGVGLRGTGSITFDEFDALRTSDFVYADMYTSIGQPGLIRKISAMIDRDILPLTRDEIENGSILPQAASKNVSLIVVGDPLMATTHNELRYEAMNQGIGVRIFENASILNAAIGKAGLMVYKVAPPVSLPRISEKFFPLSVIDKIKRNADLGLHTPVLIDLEDQENIPLHDALASLLEMERRREYSGIIREICVLSRISFPDEKILFGRIEDMMQQEVNSPYMMFILSKLDDNERRFLSLFSESVSKVSDARS
- the eno gene encoding phosphopyruvate hydratase; protein product: MELPIEEIKVRKVLDSRGNFTVEADVTVPNGFGRTSAPAGASTGETEVIAFSKSGIDASIQFFESKVKRSLIGFNALDQSGFDKLLTDIDGSGNFSNLGGNLATALSMSVAKAAAQSLGIPLYRYVGGIRSTIPRPMGNVIGGGKHARNGTSIQEFLVSAQGSTFLESAYINVLVHRRIGDMLSDKFKDISIGVGDERTWSVNLSDEEAFEILNEAVKEISSEKKVKIYTGVDFAADSLYENGKYVYKHTTKSRDEQIDYAISISKDFGVYYIEDPMYDTDFDGFAEITARIGDRSLIVGDDLYTTNPDRIRKGVEKKSTNAVLIKVNQIGTLSAAREAVAVATFAGMKNIVSHRSGETTDDFLAHLSVAFGSTFVKTGVIGGERVAKLNEIARIEECLTS
- a CDS encoding PPC domain-containing DNA-binding protein, giving the protein MYSKMEGNFIVARFDKNTSFFEDLEEVCNKHGVKAGTVVWAIGMLKDFEVGYWNGQDYEKETFRERLEIVSLHGTIAENDPKYHIHASGARSNHMIVGGHLFSATVDPLIEIQIMKIEGPKMTRVQDPSDKLFKLKIE
- a CDS encoding Rieske (2Fe-2S) protein; the encoded protein is MVYRKVTISTKVFENTNAIVAWVSGRPVLLSKYEGKYYAMDAVCGHMGCAILDKVEGKEAVCPAHRARYDVTTGKKTADAVIRPEVKCEYNEASDTLKVYPVRENNGFLEVDMP